The following nucleotide sequence is from Nocardioides eburneiflavus.
CGACGACCGTCAACTCCGGCGACGCCCGCATCAGGGGGTGCCGCTTCCCGCCCGGCTTCGCCCTGCCGGGCCGGCTGGCGCTCGGCTGGGGCGGTCCTCGCAGGTCGGTCCTCGGAGTCGTCCACAGCGGGGTCGTCGAGTCCGTCGGGCCGGGCGTGACCCGGGTGTCGGTGGGCGACGAGGTCGCGGGCATGACGGGTGCCGCCATGGGCGCGCACGCCGAGCTCGCCGCCGTCCGCGCCGACCGGCTCGTGCCGGTGCCCGCCGGGGTCGCCCTCACGGACGCAGCCGCGGTGCTCTTCGGCGGCAGCACGGCACGCCACGTCCTGCGCGACGTGGTCAAGCCCGGGCGCCGCGTCCTCGTCAACGGCGCCTCGGGCGCCGTGGGGAGCGCTGCGGTGCAGGTCGCGCACCACGCCGGCGCCCACGTCACGGCCGTCTGCAGCGGGCGCAACGCCGACCTGGTGCGCTCGCTCGGCGCCGACGAGGTGGTCGACCACGCCCGGACGTCCGTGCGCGACCTGCCCGCGGCGTACGACGTGGTGCTCGACGCGGTGGGCAACCTCGACCGCCGCTCCGGCCGTCGCCTGCTCGCGACGTCAGGAGTCCTGGTGCTCGCGGTCGCGGGCCTGGCCGACACCGTCCTGGCCCGCGGCGCGGTGCGCGCCGGCCCCTGGCCGGAGGACCCGGTCGACTTCGCGTGGCTGCTCGACCGGCTCGCGGCGGGGGAGCTGCGGCCGGTGGTCAGCCGGACCCTGCCGCTGAGCGAGATCGTCGAGGCCCACCGCATCGTCGACTCCGGGCGCAAGGTCGGCAACCTGGTGCTCACCCCGTGACGCGCGCCGCCGCGGCCGTCCCGGGAGTCGGCCACCAGCGCGCCACGACGGCGGACTGGCCGAGGGTCCACGTCGAGCTGCACACCCAGTAGACGAGCAGCGCCACCGGCACCACCCCGCCAGCGAGGAGGAGGCCGCCGGCCGACACCACGGGCATGATGCGCTGCGCGGCGAGCATCGCCTCCGGCATCCCGTCGACCGGGGTGTTGGGTGCGACGACGAACCGCTGGGTGACGTAGGAGAGGGCCGCGGCCGTCGCCGCGAGCCCGGCCACGACGGCGAGGTGCACGGCGCCGGACCCGAGGTAGCCGTGACCGGCCAGCGAGACGCCGAGGACAGACGCGGCGCCGAACGACGAGACCAGCCCCGGTCCCATCGCGCCGACCGCGACGCCGGACGCCACGTCGCCGACGAGGTGGTAGAGCGAGATCCACACGGGCAGCTGGACGAGCACCGGCAGGCACCCGAGCCGGCTCACACCGTGCTCGGCGGACACCGCCCG
It contains:
- a CDS encoding NAD(P)-dependent alcohol dehydrogenase; its protein translation is MKAAVVERYGPPEVVSVRDVPDPVAGKGQVVVRVRATTVNSGDARIRGCRFPPGFALPGRLALGWGGPRRSVLGVVHSGVVESVGPGVTRVSVGDEVAGMTGAAMGAHAELAAVRADRLVPVPAGVALTDAAAVLFGGSTARHVLRDVVKPGRRVLVNGASGAVGSAAVQVAHHAGAHVTAVCSGRNADLVRSLGADEVVDHARTSVRDLPAAYDVVLDAVGNLDRRSGRRLLATSGVLVLAVAGLADTVLARGAVRAGPWPEDPVDFAWLLDRLAAGELRPVVSRTLPLSEIVEAHRIVDSGRKVGNLVLTP
- the yidC gene encoding membrane protein insertase YidC; its protein translation is MSLLEPISHALAAVLAATHHALEAVGAPPDAAGTWLLGIASLVVLVRLALLPLVVQGVRQAHAAARARPHLRGVAERYQGRTDAESVRAHLDERRAVSAEHGVSRLGCLPVLVQLPVWISLYHLVGDVASGVAVGAMGPGLVSSFGAASVLGVSLAGHGYLGSGAVHLAVVAGLAATAAALSYVTQRFVVAPNTPVDGMPEAMLAAQRIMPVVSAGGLLLAGGVVPVALLVYWVCSSTWTLGQSAVVARWWPTPGTAAAARVTG